A single genomic interval of Maniola jurtina chromosome 23, ilManJurt1.1, whole genome shotgun sequence harbors:
- the LOC123877340 gene encoding acyl-CoA Delta(11) desaturase-like: MAPFATESPPYKEIEDPFPKLVPPQAAPRKYEIMYHNVLVFSYLHIAALYGMYLYCTEAQWKTLIFQHSLPLLAGMGMTAGAHRLWCHRSYKAKMPLQIILMLLNSMAGMNMVLHFARDHRLHHRYSDTDADPHNATRGFFYSHIGWIMVKKHPEVLRRGKLIDMSDLYANPVLRFQKKYTIPLIGTLCFALPTIIPMYFFGETLNTAWHLTILRYTIFLNSVFLVNSASHLWGNKPYDKQIKPVQNYAVSFLTFGEGFHNYHHSFPWDYRTAEPGNNWLNVSAKFIDFFAWIGWAYDLKAVPEDFAHSRANKAGDGSDLWGFKRDNNFKIE, encoded by the exons ATGGCTCCTTTTGCAACAGAATCGCCTCCATACAAAGAAATCGAAGATCCGTTTCCGAAGCTTGTGCCCCCACAAGCGGCTCCGAGAAAATACGAAATAATGTACCATAATGTGCTTGTATTTTCCTACCTGCATATAGCAGCACTGTATGGAATGTATCTATACTGTACCGAGGCTCAAtggaaaacattaatttttc AGCACTCGCTGCCACTACTGGCAGGCATGGGTATGACTGCCGGCGCACATCGGCTGTGGTGCCACCGCTCTTACAAGGCGAAAATGCCTTTACAAATCATACTCATGCTGTTGAATTCAATGGCTGGCATGAACATGGTGTTGCATTTCGCGCGGGACCATCGATTGCATCATAG gtacagcGATACTGACGCTGATCCCCACAACGCTACGCGTGGCTTCTTCTACTCGCACATTGGATGGATTATGGTCAAAAAGCACCCAGAGGTGTTGCGAAGAGGAAAACTCATCGATATGTCGGATTTGTACGCCAATCCTGTACTGAGGTTCCAGAAGAA GTATACTATCCCATTAATAGGGACCCTCTGCTTCGCGCTACCAACAATCATCCCCATGTACTTCTTCGGAGAAACCCTCAACACGGCGTGGCATCTCACGATACTCCGGTACACAATCTTTCTCAACTCTGTATTTTTAGTCAACAGCGCTAGTCATTTGTGGGGCAACAAACCTTATGATAAACAAATCAAACCAGTACAGAACTACGCAGTGTCTTTCTTGACGTTTGGAGAAGGATTTCACAACTATCATCATTCGTTTCCTTGGGACTACAGGACGGCTGAGCCGGGCAACAATTGGTTGAATGTCAGCGCTAAGTTCATAGATTTCTTCGCGTGGATCGGTTGGGCGTACGACCTTAAAGCGGTTCCAGAAGATTTTGCGCACTCGAGAGCAAACAAAGCTGGTGATGGCAGTGACTTGTGGGGATTCAAacgtgataataattttaagattGAATAA
- the LOC123877338 gene encoding acyl-CoA Delta(11) desaturase-like gives MAPFATESPLYKEIEDPFPKLVAPQAAPRKYELLYRNILVFSYMHIVSLYGIYLYCTIATWKTFIFHNFVTQLVAGMGMTAGAHRLWSHRSYKAKMPLQILLMLLNSLAFGNTIIHFARDHRLHHRYSDTDADPHNATRGFFYSHIGWIMVKKHPEVLRRGKLIDTSDLYANPVLRFQEKYFFPLAGTLCFVLPTLIPMYFFGETLNTAFHLAIFRYTVFLNVVFLVNSAAHLWGKKPYNKQIKPVQNYAVSFLTFGEGFHNYHHSFPWDYRTAEPGNNWLNVSAKFIDFFAWIGWAYDLKAVPEDFARSRANKTGDGSDLWGFKRDNNLRLNKLC, from the exons ATGGCCCCTTTTGCAACAGAATCACCTCTTTACAAAGAAATTGAAGACCCGTTTCCGAAGCTTGTGGCACCACAAGCTGCTCCGAGAAAATACGAATTATTATACCGTAACATCCTTGTATTTTCCTACATGCATATAGTATCACTATACGGAATTTATCTATACTGTACCATTGCTACATGGAAGACCTTCATTTTTC ACAACTTTGTCACGCAATTAGTAGCCGGCATGGGTATGACCGCTGGCGCGCATCGACTGTGGAGCCACCGATCTTATAAAGCAAAAATGCCCTTACAAATCTTACTTATGCTGTTGAACTCACTAGCTTTTGGGAACACGATTATACATTTCGCGCGGGACCATCGGCTGCATCATAG gtatagcGATACTGACGCCGATCCTCACAATGCAACGCGAGGCTTCTTCTACTCGCACATTGGATGGATTATGGTCAAAAAACATCCAGAGGTGTTGCGAAGAGGGAAACTCATCGACACGTCGGATTTATACGCCAATCCTGTGCTGAGGTTCCAGGAAAA gtattttttcccaTTAGCAGGCACCCTCTGCTTCGTGCTACCAACACTCATACCCATGTACTTCTTCGGAGAAACCCTCAACACGGCATTCCACCTCGCGATATTCCGTTACACTGTCTTTCTCAACGTGGTGTTCCTCGTCAACAGCGCTGCTCATTTGTGGGGCAAAAAACCTtacaataaacaaattaaaccaGTACAGAACTACGCAGTGTCTTTCTTAACGTTTGGAGAAGGATTTCACAACTATCATCATTCGTTTCCTTGGGACTACAGGACGGCTGAGCCGGGCAACAATTGGTTGAATGTCAGCGCTAAGTTCATAGATTTCTTCGCGTGGATCGGTTGGGCGTACGACCTTAAAGCGGTTCCAGAAGATTTTGCGCGCTCAAGAGCAAACAAAACTGGTGATGGCAGTGACTTGTGGGGATTCAAACgtgataataatttaagatTGAATAAATTGTGTTGA
- the LOC123877339 gene encoding acyl-CoA Delta(11) desaturase-like, which translates to MAPFAIETTPNTEVEDPFPKLVAPQAAPRKYEILYFNVLMFSYLHIASLYGSYLYFTIATWKSLIFYNLLQVLACMGVTAGAHRLWSHRSYKAKMPLQIILMLLNSLTFLNTVPHFVRDHRLHHRYSDTDADPHNATRGFFYSHIGWLMVKKHPEVLRRGKLIDMSDIYANRVLRFQKKYAIPLIGTLCFVLPTIITMHFFEESLNTAWHLTILCYTFRLNVVFSVNSVAHLWGNKPYDKKIKPVQNYVVSYFAGGEGYHNYHHSFPWDYRAAELGNNWLNLTTKFIDFFAWIGWAYDLKAVPEDIAHLKAIRTGDGCNLWGFKRDNNYCKIE; encoded by the exons ATGGCTCCTTTTGCAATAGAAACAACTCCAAACACAGAAGTAGAAGACCCGTTTCCGAAACTTGTTGCCCCGCAAGCTGCTCCGAGAAAATACgaaatattatactttaacGTGCTTATGTTTTCCTACCTCCATATAGCATCACTGTATGGGAGTTACCTATACTTTACCATCGCTACATGGAAGTCATTGATTTTTT ACAACCTATTGCAAGTACTGGCATGTATGGGCGTGACCGCTGGCGCGCATCGGTTGTGGAGCCACCGCTCATACAAGGCGAAAATGCCCTTACAAATCATACTCATGCTGTTGAACTCACTAACTTTCTTGAACACGGTACCACATTTCGTTCGAGACCATCGACTGCATCACAG gtaCAGCGATACTGACGCCGATCCTCACAACGCAACACGTGGCTTCTTCTACTCGCACATTGGATGGCTTATGGTCAAGAAGCACCCAGAGGTTTTGCGAAGAGGAAAACTGATTGACATGTCGGACATATACGCCAATCGTGTTCTGAGGTTCCAGAAGAA GTATGCCATCCCATTAATAGGGACCCTCTGCTTCGTGCTACCAACGATCATCACCATGCATTTCTTTGAAGAATCCCTCAACACGGCGTGGCATCTCACGATACTCTGTTACACTTTCCGTCTCAATGTGGTGTTTTCCGTCAACAGCGTTGCTCATTTATGGGGCAACAAACCTTACGATAAGAAGATCAAACCAGTTCAGAACTACGTGGTATCTTATTTTGCGGGTGGAGAAGGCTACCACAACTACCATCACTCATTTCCATGGGACTACCGGGCGGCTGAGTTGGGCAATAATTGGCTGAACCTTACCACTAAATTCATAGATTTCTTCGCGTGGATCGGTTGGGCGTACGACCTTAAAGCTGTTCCAGAAGATATTGCACACTTGAAGGCCATCAGAACTGGTGATGGCTGCAACTTGTGGGGATTCAAacgtgataataattattgtaagatTGAATAA